The proteins below come from a single Maridesulfovibrio frigidus DSM 17176 genomic window:
- a CDS encoding peptidase domain-containing ABC transporter, which yields MISGNSSPFAVPGGYGLCIPPLLDALGWRGNDVHLAEAMPHLFENLDLSDLLNVMANLKFGSRSMAVRLNNIDNRTLPCLFVGSDGNAMVLTKSDGLNFLAYIRESESYQALKPDTRMGTAFYFDQVDTRGHSLHRKQENWFRNVLARFCKTFQHGLLISFLLSVLTLIMPLFIMTIYDQMPFFDNNTKLAYIVVGVMVFIFSDFGLRIIRSGMMSFIGARLGNIVGNEVFRRILYLPPSYTESASIGSQASRIKDFDSVRDFFSGQAFTSLLEMPFIILLLFMMWVLGGQVVFVPLTAIVLFAILAVIYMPLVKRANAGVAKVGAARQEIVMEILTKIRAIKLTSTPRIWEKRYRQLSAECAAQSYQSSQLASQISVLTNTIIMAAGVLTMAVSVNGVIAGEMTMGALVASMILVWRILAPLRSAFVVMLQVERINKSVKQVDRLMNLEIEQHSESLLMLNRKMLGNVKFSQVSIRYTNDAHPALLGVNFSVDHGEFLAITGHDGAGKSTILKLILGLYRPQAGMIALNNTSLRQMDPLLLRRTIGYTPQVPQFFYGTIAQNLRLTHPTATNEELRKACEIVGVLKDIEALPNGFETRIGDYRMKQMHTGFLKKLNLCRSLVRPAPIILLDEVLERPSSEDRPFFMNMINDLKGTASVIAVTNHCEYLQAADKILWLEKGKVKLFGPRDEVMSRLPDEYKSCLF from the coding sequence ATGATTAGTGGTAATTCCTCTCCCTTTGCTGTTCCCGGCGGATATGGACTTTGCATACCACCACTTCTTGACGCTCTCGGCTGGCGAGGAAATGATGTTCATTTGGCTGAAGCTATGCCTCATCTTTTTGAAAATTTAGACTTGTCCGACCTTTTAAATGTTATGGCTAATCTGAAGTTCGGCAGCCGGTCAATGGCCGTGCGTTTAAACAATATCGATAATCGAACCCTGCCTTGTTTGTTTGTAGGCAGTGACGGCAACGCTATGGTTTTGACCAAAAGTGATGGATTAAACTTTCTGGCTTATATCAGAGAAAGTGAGTCTTATCAGGCGCTCAAGCCGGACACACGGATGGGCACAGCATTCTATTTTGATCAGGTGGACACGAGAGGTCATTCACTTCACCGTAAACAAGAAAACTGGTTCAGAAATGTTCTTGCGCGATTCTGTAAAACTTTTCAGCACGGGTTACTTATATCTTTTTTGCTCAGTGTGCTTACACTGATTATGCCTTTGTTTATAATGACCATTTATGACCAAATGCCTTTTTTTGATAACAATACGAAGCTTGCTTATATTGTAGTCGGGGTCATGGTTTTCATCTTTAGCGATTTCGGATTACGGATTATCCGCTCTGGAATGATGAGTTTTATCGGGGCACGACTTGGAAACATTGTCGGAAATGAGGTTTTTAGACGTATTCTTTATTTACCTCCATCATACACAGAATCCGCTTCTATAGGCTCACAGGCCTCGCGCATCAAAGATTTTGATTCAGTCCGTGATTTTTTTTCAGGGCAGGCTTTTACATCGCTTCTCGAGATGCCCTTTATTATTCTGCTTCTTTTTATGATGTGGGTATTGGGAGGACAGGTGGTGTTTGTGCCACTGACGGCGATAGTTCTTTTTGCCATCCTTGCAGTTATTTACATGCCGCTTGTAAAGCGGGCGAATGCAGGTGTTGCCAAGGTTGGTGCTGCGCGGCAGGAAATTGTCATGGAGATTCTTACCAAAATAAGAGCCATCAAACTAACCAGTACTCCTAGGATATGGGAAAAACGATACCGTCAGCTTTCTGCGGAATGTGCAGCTCAGTCCTATCAGTCCTCGCAACTGGCTTCGCAGATTAGTGTTCTGACTAATACCATTATTATGGCTGCCGGTGTTTTAACAATGGCAGTTTCAGTAAATGGGGTTATAGCCGGAGAAATGACTATGGGGGCCTTGGTGGCCTCAATGATTCTAGTCTGGCGTATCCTTGCTCCTTTAAGATCCGCCTTCGTGGTTATGTTGCAGGTTGAGCGTATTAATAAGAGCGTTAAGCAAGTTGATAGGCTCATGAATCTGGAGATTGAACAGCACTCTGAATCCCTGCTTATGCTCAATCGTAAAATGCTGGGTAATGTTAAGTTTTCACAGGTCTCCATTAGATATACAAACGATGCCCATCCTGCTTTGCTTGGAGTTAACTTTTCTGTTGATCATGGTGAATTTCTGGCCATTACCGGTCATGATGGGGCAGGCAAGTCGACAATTCTTAAATTGATTCTAGGTTTATACCGTCCACAGGCAGGGATGATTGCGCTTAACAATACCAGTTTGCGCCAAATGGACCCACTACTGCTTAGGCGAACAATTGGGTATACCCCGCAGGTTCCGCAGTTTTTTTATGGAACAATAGCCCAGAACCTTAGATTGACTCATCCAACAGCTACCAACGAAGAACTCAGAAAAGCTTGTGAAATTGTAGGTGTTCTTAAAGATATTGAAGCATTGCCTAATGGATTTGAGACCAGAATCGGTGATTACAGAATGAAGCAGATGCATACGGGATTCCTTAAAAAATTGAATCTTTGCCGTTCTTTGGTGCGACCTGCTCCAATCATATTACTTGACGAAGTGCTCGAACGCCCCTCATCAGAAGATCGACCCTTTTTTATGAATATGATCAACGATTTGAAGGGAACAGCTTCAGTAATAGCTGTAACAAATCACTGTGAATATCTTCAAGCTGCCGATAAAATTCTTTGGCTGGAAAAAGGAAAAGTAAAACTTTTTGGCCCGAGGGATGAAGTTATGTCTCGTTTGCCGGATGAATATAAATCCTGTTTATTCTAA
- a CDS encoding bacteriohemerythrin, with amino-acid sequence MISETAERNGRWEMAWKRWILQSARTWDDVAGIIQLINIDQVDKDHMLFTQYALDLNLIIQALNNQEASFENLYKGDEIFQRLLDYAKIHFEHEKVIMENIKSPLMEAHLEQHAIFMKMIEDHYKDFKQGRLHIVSGLKLSVLDWWVNHINGIDYQTFVVRNSKFGKGAQ; translated from the coding sequence ATGATATCTGAAACTGCAGAAAGAAATGGGCGATGGGAGATGGCATGGAAACGCTGGATTCTGCAATCCGCTCGAACATGGGATGATGTGGCTGGTATCATTCAACTTATTAACATCGATCAAGTCGATAAAGATCATATGTTGTTTACTCAATATGCTCTGGATTTAAATTTAATTATTCAAGCTCTCAATAACCAAGAAGCTTCTTTTGAAAATCTATATAAAGGAGATGAGATTTTTCAACGTCTTTTGGATTATGCTAAAATTCATTTTGAACATGAAAAAGTTATAATGGAAAATATTAAAAGCCCTCTTATGGAAGCTCATTTGGAGCAGCACGCAATTTTCATGAAGATGATTGAAGATCATTACAAGGATTTTAAACAAGGGAGATTACATATTGTAAGTGGCCTAAAGCTGTCTGTTCTGGATTGGTGGGTTAACCATATTAACGGGATTGACTATCAGACCTTTGTTGTAAGAAATTCTAAGTTTGGTAAGGGGGCGCAATGA
- a CDS encoding sensor histidine kinase: MNLINTIRFKFTLWYLSILSVLLILLGCGIYFTLSGTLHSNFDDSLRVRGKQLAEFKDLIPIIASGTFEEEAGELVAIYFYTNGKLTHISHKGHGIPISNSLINQALSGENVFSTESRLKGEKMRVFATHYIPDNPIIQLKRFVEKMNGLHPKDGKHPEKSIFNTNQAVEIKSAVLVIARPTKDINLAIDQLLRILLTAIPLTIAFSGFGGVFLTRKAFNPVKEITKTAQEIGEHDLSQRIKIKTKDELGELSTVLNKMIDRIERAFQRQTEFTADASHELRAPLAVIQAEATLTLEKERDAETYQKALEIIAQESNEMSVVISQLLTLARADAGKEHLELKSIDMAEFISTVCDDISILCREKGLILKLCSLDKVFVYGEKSSLRRLLVNILSNAIRYTPTCGVIYVSLEQVENSAVITIRDTGIGIPNEELPHIFKRFYRVDRARSRKTRGSGLGLSICEQIVDAHKGKIEVESCIGIGSVFYVKIPIA, from the coding sequence ATGAATTTAATAAATACCATAAGGTTTAAATTTACTCTCTGGTACCTATCTATCCTCAGTGTTCTTTTAATTCTTTTAGGATGCGGGATTTATTTTACACTTTCAGGAACATTGCACAGTAATTTTGATGATTCACTGAGAGTGAGAGGGAAGCAACTAGCAGAATTCAAGGATCTCATTCCAATTATTGCCTCCGGAACATTTGAGGAAGAGGCCGGAGAGCTTGTCGCTATCTATTTTTACACAAACGGCAAATTGACCCATATATCTCACAAGGGACATGGAATCCCTATAAGTAACTCTCTGATTAATCAGGCTCTTTCCGGTGAAAACGTTTTTTCAACGGAATCTCGCCTAAAGGGCGAAAAAATGAGGGTATTCGCAACTCATTATATTCCAGATAATCCAATTATCCAATTGAAGCGGTTTGTCGAAAAAATGAATGGGCTTCATCCTAAAGATGGAAAACATCCCGAAAAATCCATTTTTAACACGAATCAAGCCGTGGAAATTAAATCAGCTGTTCTGGTAATAGCCAGACCCACAAAGGACATTAATCTAGCTATTGATCAACTATTGCGCATACTCCTTACGGCCATTCCGCTTACAATTGCTTTTTCTGGTTTTGGAGGTGTTTTCCTTACACGAAAAGCATTTAATCCCGTTAAAGAAATCACCAAAACAGCTCAGGAAATAGGAGAACACGATTTAAGCCAGAGAATCAAGATTAAGACAAAGGATGAGCTGGGTGAGCTTTCTACTGTACTAAATAAAATGATAGACAGGATAGAACGAGCATTTCAACGTCAAACAGAATTTACTGCTGATGCTTCGCATGAACTTAGAGCTCCTCTTGCCGTTATTCAAGCCGAGGCTACACTTACTCTGGAAAAAGAAAGAGACGCCGAAACATACCAAAAAGCCCTTGAAATAATTGCTCAAGAATCGAATGAAATGTCCGTAGTTATCAGCCAGCTGTTAACTCTTGCCAGAGCAGATGCAGGCAAGGAGCACCTTGAATTAAAATCGATTGATATGGCTGAATTTATCAGTACAGTATGTGATGATATTTCCATTCTTTGCCGAGAAAAAGGGTTGATTCTGAAGCTATGTTCTTTAGACAAAGTGTTTGTTTATGGAGAAAAATCCAGTCTAAGAAGATTGTTGGTTAATATACTGAGCAATGCCATTAGATATACGCCTACATGTGGAGTCATATATGTTAGTCTAGAGCAGGTTGAAAATTCAGCAGTGATCACAATAAGGGATACCGGCATCGGAATTCCCAACGAAGAACTTCCACATATTTTCAAACGATTTTATCGAGTTGATAGAGCGCGGTCCAGAAAGACAAGAGGAAGTGGCTTGGGATTATCTATTTGCGAACAAATTGTTGATGCTCATAAGGGAAAAATTGAAGTTGAAAGCTGTATAGGAATAGGGAGTGTCTTCTATGTTAAAATTCCTATTGCATGA
- a CDS encoding ABC transporter permease, with product MRLRQFIIVAFRSISRNRMRSLLTMLGIIIGLASVISLVALGKGSQADIKEKISSLGTNLIMVKPGSTMSHGVKGGAGSRSCLSMDDIVAISNFAPNVGNVSPVIRVSGQVIAGSENWSTTIEGVDVSYPTIRNYEVALGSFFTSRDIKVKAKVAVLGQTVVDELFSGQNPVGTRIRIGAIPFDVVGVLSEKGQSAMGNDQDDIIFVPSTTALYRMSDGETVHDIMASAVSESSLDLAQSEIESVLRKTHRLSSDDEDDFEIRNQTEIVSMATQVTSTLTILLSAVAGVSLLVGGIGVMNIMLVSVTERTREIGILLAIGARSSDILTQFLLEAVILSLLGGIIGILTGLGIAIGLGSTLGIHALFDPFMIVSSVLFTVIIGVFFGYYPAQKASRLNPIDAMRYD from the coding sequence ATGAGATTAAGACAATTTATAATTGTTGCATTTAGAAGCATTTCTCGAAACAGAATGAGAAGTCTGCTCACCATGCTGGGAATTATTATCGGACTTGCGTCGGTGATTTCTCTGGTCGCCTTAGGCAAGGGATCTCAGGCAGACATCAAGGAGAAGATATCCAGCCTAGGCACAAATCTAATTATGGTTAAGCCGGGCAGCACCATGTCTCATGGAGTAAAAGGCGGGGCCGGTAGCCGAAGCTGTCTGAGTATGGATGATATTGTGGCTATCTCTAATTTTGCTCCAAATGTCGGCAATGTTTCTCCTGTTATAAGGGTTTCAGGACAGGTTATTGCCGGGAGTGAAAATTGGAGCACAACCATTGAGGGAGTGGATGTCAGTTACCCTACTATTCGCAATTATGAAGTAGCCTTAGGTTCTTTTTTTACTTCCAGAGATATAAAAGTTAAAGCCAAGGTTGCGGTTCTAGGACAAACCGTTGTGGATGAGCTCTTTTCCGGTCAGAATCCGGTTGGGACGCGAATTAGGATCGGAGCCATTCCTTTTGATGTTGTCGGAGTTCTTTCTGAAAAAGGCCAATCAGCCATGGGAAATGATCAGGATGATATAATATTTGTCCCATCCACAACCGCCCTTTACCGTATGAGTGATGGCGAAACCGTTCATGATATTATGGCCAGTGCTGTTTCCGAGTCATCCCTTGATTTGGCTCAGTCTGAAATTGAAAGTGTTCTTCGTAAGACTCATAGGCTCAGTTCAGATGATGAAGATGATTTTGAAATACGCAACCAAACGGAAATTGTTAGCATGGCCACTCAGGTGACAAGTACCCTGACCATCCTGCTCAGTGCCGTCGCCGGTGTTTCACTTTTAGTCGGGGGTATCGGTGTCATGAATATTATGCTGGTTTCTGTCACCGAGAGAACCCGTGAAATTGGCATCCTTCTCGCGATAGGTGCACGAAGTTCAGATATATTGACACAATTTCTTCTCGAAGCGGTGATCCTCAGTCTCTTAGGTGGTATTATCGGTATTTTAACAGGCTTAGGCATTGCCATTGGACTTGGTTCTACTTTGGGTATCCATGCGCTGTTCGACCCATTTATGATAGTCTCCAGTGTCCTCTTTACAGTGATTATCGGGGTATTTTTCGGTTATTACCCAGCACAAAAAGCTTCTAGACTCAATCCCATCGACGCAATGAGATATGATTAA
- a CDS encoding efflux RND transporter periplasmic adaptor subunit: MPSTRKMIVMKTLKSGVNLLKILLMVGGVLFLVQYAQNNWVESSPLDHSEAPIYRLEKIKRCDMENTISCTGTIAAVGTVEVGTQVSGTIKKVLVDYNDQVKEGQILAELDLDLFKAAVEIARASVLSASALYKQAAADYERNKPLYKEGHLSTHELLVYETEKDIAKAQILSAKAAVKSAETNLENAQIKSPIDGVILERNIDVGQTVAASYSTPTLFIIAEDLSDMEIEANVDESDVGIVKKGQQVKFSVQSYPDTIFCGTVSQIQLNPTETSDVVTYTVIVDAPNKEGRLLPGMTATADFCVEKVENELVVPNAALYFKLDIHDKTETTGIYILEKGIPKRVPVSLGMTTNTGTVIKDTELTAGESVIIGKNANKVESSQGFLSKILPSGPKGGPRM, translated from the coding sequence ATGCCATCTACACGAAAAATGATTGTGATGAAAACGCTAAAAAGCGGTGTGAATCTTTTAAAAATTTTACTCATGGTTGGAGGTGTTCTTTTTCTAGTCCAATATGCACAGAATAATTGGGTTGAATCTTCTCCTCTGGATCATTCTGAAGCTCCTATTTATCGGCTGGAAAAAATCAAAAGATGCGACATGGAAAATACGATTTCCTGTACCGGAACTATTGCTGCAGTTGGAACTGTTGAGGTCGGAACGCAAGTCTCCGGCACAATAAAAAAAGTATTGGTCGATTATAATGATCAGGTGAAAGAGGGGCAGATTCTGGCTGAACTTGATCTGGACCTGTTCAAAGCTGCTGTGGAAATAGCTAGAGCTTCTGTTCTCAGTGCTAGTGCTCTCTATAAACAGGCCGCAGCAGACTATGAAAGGAATAAACCTTTATACAAAGAGGGACATCTCTCAACTCACGAACTGCTTGTATATGAGACGGAAAAAGATATTGCAAAGGCGCAGATCCTATCCGCAAAGGCCGCTGTAAAAAGTGCCGAGACAAATCTTGAAAATGCACAGATCAAGTCTCCCATTGACGGCGTTATTCTCGAACGGAACATCGACGTAGGCCAGACCGTAGCGGCTAGCTACAGCACTCCTACTCTTTTTATTATTGCTGAAGATCTATCAGACATGGAGATTGAAGCTAATGTGGATGAAAGCGATGTTGGAATAGTTAAAAAGGGACAGCAGGTTAAATTCTCTGTTCAATCTTATCCCGACACAATTTTCTGCGGAACAGTGAGCCAGATTCAGCTGAACCCTACCGAAACTTCCGATGTTGTTACATATACCGTAATTGTGGATGCACCAAATAAAGAAGGTCGGCTTCTACCGGGAATGACTGCTACTGCTGATTTTTGTGTCGAAAAAGTTGAAAATGAACTGGTGGTACCGAACGCTGCCTTATATTTCAAACTTGACATTCATGACAAAACAGAAACCACCGGAATCTATATTCTTGAAAAGGGAATTCCTAAACGGGTTCCAGTCAGCCTAGGTATGACTACGAATACGGGCACAGTGATAAAAGATACTGAGCTAACAGCTGGTGAGTCTGTAATTATTGGGAAGAATGCTAATAAAGTAGAAAGTTCTCAGGGGTTTTTATCAAAGATTTTACCCAGCGGACCAAAGGGCGGCCCGAGAATGTAA
- a CDS encoding HlyD family type I secretion periplasmic adaptor subunit → MSSENRKVRINKKDSLHLSQALLLEETGVPRLVRYVIITLTLVIAAFIGWASVTKIDEVAVSSGKIIPSGHIKRVQSEDGGIVSAILVRDGEAVKKGQDLIIMDPTVSVSNLDQHLGRLAALDLRKERLAALIDGRNPDYSKVDERYKDLAAQQRRLHAQKIESMNASRAILNNQINQYKAELINLNSREDTLRQQNDLLKEEYQSYEGLFKQQLVGKSEYFGVKRQFLQVQESLHQIPVHRIQVGEKLTESKNRLVKLKEEALESWMSELTVVEAEASEIQEIIKRFQMDVFQLSVKAPQDGVIHNLQVNSLGEIVKPGETVLELIPTGKDLIAEVHISSRDVGHIQVGQPVTVKFTAYDFARYGGVKGKLIDISPTTIVGEKGRVYYEGIVTLEKTYLEKGSQKLQVLPGMTVMADIRTGEKTLIGYFMKPIYLSLQQSFRER, encoded by the coding sequence ATGAGTTCTGAAAATAGAAAAGTTCGCATTAATAAAAAAGATTCTCTTCATCTCTCACAAGCATTGCTGCTTGAAGAGACAGGAGTGCCACGGCTTGTTCGTTACGTCATTATTACTCTCACGCTTGTCATTGCAGCTTTTATTGGATGGGCATCCGTTACCAAAATTGACGAAGTGGCTGTCAGCAGTGGTAAAATAATTCCTTCAGGTCATATAAAAAGAGTTCAGAGCGAAGATGGCGGAATTGTCTCAGCCATTCTGGTTCGAGATGGGGAAGCCGTTAAAAAGGGGCAGGACCTTATCATAATGGATCCAACTGTCTCTGTATCCAATTTGGATCAACATCTTGGGCGGTTGGCTGCTCTGGATTTACGTAAAGAAAGGCTTGCCGCGCTGATTGACGGTAGAAATCCCGACTATTCAAAAGTGGATGAACGCTATAAGGATCTAGCCGCCCAGCAAAGAAGACTTCATGCGCAAAAGATAGAGTCTATGAATGCTTCAAGAGCGATCCTTAATAATCAAATTAATCAGTATAAAGCTGAACTTATAAATCTGAACAGCAGAGAGGATACTCTACGTCAACAAAACGATCTTTTGAAAGAAGAGTATCAATCATATGAAGGGCTCTTTAAACAGCAATTAGTCGGTAAAAGTGAATATTTCGGAGTAAAAAGGCAGTTTTTACAAGTGCAGGAAAGTCTACACCAGATTCCGGTACATCGTATTCAGGTTGGCGAAAAACTTACTGAAAGCAAGAATAGACTTGTTAAGTTGAAAGAAGAAGCTCTTGAATCATGGATGTCTGAACTTACAGTAGTAGAAGCTGAGGCTTCAGAGATACAAGAAATAATAAAGCGATTTCAGATGGATGTGTTCCAATTGTCTGTGAAAGCGCCACAAGATGGTGTTATTCATAATCTTCAGGTCAATTCGCTGGGGGAAATAGTAAAACCCGGAGAAACTGTGCTTGAACTTATTCCTACAGGAAAGGATCTTATTGCCGAAGTTCATATTTCGTCACGCGACGTGGGGCATATTCAAGTGGGACAGCCTGTGACAGTAAAATTCACAGCCTATGATTTTGCCCGCTATGGCGGGGTAAAAGGTAAGTTGATTGATATTTCACCCACAACTATCGTTGGCGAAAAGGGCCGAGTTTATTATGAGGGGATAGTCACGCTAGAAAAGACTTACCTCGAAAAAGGTAGCCAAAAACTACAAGTATTACCGGGCATGACTGTAATGGCAGATATCCGGACTGGTGAAAAGACTCTGATTGGTTACTTTATGAAACCTATTTATCTGTCATTGCAGCAATCTTTTCGTGAAAGATAG
- a CDS encoding ABC transporter ATP-binding protein — protein MELIQLKEITKTFHLGGETVRALDSITLTIPRGDFVAIIGTSGSGKSTLMNILGCLDKADQGEYLLEGVPVGQLDKNALADIRNKRIGFVFQGFNLLPKTSALENVQLPLIYRRGDRKYDPVIMAEKALEMVGLADRMHHEPNQLSGGQQQRVAIARALVTQPAIILADEPTGNLDSRTTEEILSLFQKLNANGITIIIVTHEMEVAEHAKRIVEFRDGRIINKYKIPNRRCAQHNEIL, from the coding sequence ATGGAATTAATCCAGCTCAAAGAAATTACAAAAACATTTCACCTTGGCGGAGAAACTGTCCGGGCACTAGACAGTATTACTCTCACTATCCCAAGAGGTGATTTCGTCGCGATAATTGGAACTTCAGGGTCTGGTAAGTCTACCCTAATGAATATTTTAGGTTGTCTGGATAAGGCTGATCAGGGGGAGTATTTGCTGGAAGGAGTTCCTGTAGGACAACTTGATAAAAATGCTCTGGCTGACATTCGCAATAAGAGAATCGGATTTGTGTTTCAGGGCTTCAATCTTCTTCCGAAAACAAGCGCGCTGGAAAATGTGCAACTGCCACTAATCTACAGGAGGGGAGATCGAAAATATGATCCGGTTATAATGGCGGAAAAAGCTCTTGAAATGGTTGGTCTCGCAGACAGGATGCATCATGAACCCAACCAGCTTTCGGGTGGGCAGCAGCAACGCGTAGCTATTGCCAGAGCCTTGGTGACTCAGCCTGCAATTATTCTGGCTGATGAACCTACAGGAAATTTAGACAGCCGGACAACTGAAGAGATCCTCTCTCTTTTTCAAAAGCTTAATGCAAATGGCATCACAATTATTATTGTCACCCATGAAATGGAAGTTGCTGAACATGCAAAGCGTATTGTGGAATTCAGGGACGGACGCATAATAAATAAATACAAGATTCCCAATAGGCGTTGTGCCCAGCATAATGAAATCCTTTAG
- a CDS encoding efflux transporter outer membrane subunit: MRNIVIYVCLVPFILSGCGSLLQTEYTPPEVTVPKSWNSTGNSTSEISLSAAKWAESFEDASLTKLVKLVLERNNNLAAAGFRVTQARLQAGLAYNDMLPQLSGAVGSVNTKYFDKGGFTNSYAGGFNISYEADLWGKLSRTRDAAMWEAVASNEDRMSTALSLVGTTMKLYWSIAYSNVRIDLCRSNIQSSEMTLKRILAQQRYGSASKLEVNKAKQELTIQQAKYYSYMQNRQENINSLTILFDLPPGKIMADPKSLIRSTLPVIPAGLPVELLSRRPDLRAAESRLRKLLANTDAAKASFYPTLSLTGSLGGSSAELANMLDNPFAALASGIAFPFLNWYKLELNLDQSKAQYDEAVVSFKQTLYEAMKEVGDSLSNRKNLADKSKYLKDNLDAARNVENIYEVRYRSGSGTFKDWMDAQDTRRTAEESMAENVYAQLLNYVNLYKALGGNPDQYNPVKKGNPA; encoded by the coding sequence ATGAGAAATATTGTTATATATGTATGTCTGGTTCCCTTCATTCTTAGTGGTTGCGGCTCTTTGTTGCAGACTGAGTACACTCCACCCGAAGTTACTGTTCCCAAAAGCTGGAATTCTACAGGAAATAGTACCTCTGAAATCTCCTTATCTGCTGCCAAATGGGCGGAAAGCTTTGAAGATGCGTCGCTTACAAAACTGGTTAAGCTGGTGCTGGAACGTAACAATAACCTTGCTGCAGCTGGATTTAGGGTTACACAGGCCCGGTTACAGGCGGGACTTGCCTACAATGATATGTTGCCACAGCTTTCAGGTGCTGTCGGCAGCGTCAATACCAAATATTTTGATAAAGGCGGTTTTACCAATTCATATGCCGGAGGTTTTAACATTAGCTATGAAGCAGATCTGTGGGGCAAACTTTCCCGCACCCGTGACGCTGCCATGTGGGAAGCTGTTGCAAGTAATGAAGACCGCATGAGCACAGCCCTATCTCTGGTGGGTACGACTATGAAGCTTTACTGGAGTATAGCTTATAGCAATGTGCGCATTGACTTGTGCAGGAGTAATATTCAGTCTTCCGAGATGACTTTAAAACGAATACTTGCTCAGCAACGCTATGGTTCAGCATCGAAACTGGAAGTCAACAAAGCCAAGCAGGAATTGACCATTCAGCAGGCTAAATATTATTCCTATATGCAGAATAGGCAGGAAAATATAAATTCTCTGACGATCCTTTTTGACTTGCCTCCAGGGAAAATTATGGCCGACCCTAAGAGTCTTATCAGGTCCACTCTTCCAGTGATTCCTGCCGGACTTCCTGTGGAATTGCTATCTCGCCGTCCGGATCTGCGTGCAGCTGAATCACGTTTACGCAAATTGTTGGCCAATACCGATGCAGCCAAGGCCAGCTTTTACCCTACCTTGTCGTTGACCGGCAGTCTCGGTGGGTCAAGTGCTGAACTTGCTAATATGCTGGATAACCCTTTTGCTGCCCTTGCTTCAGGCATCGCGTTTCCGTTCCTCAACTGGTACAAATTAGAATTGAACCTAGATCAATCCAAGGCCCAATATGATGAAGCAGTGGTCTCTTTTAAACAGACACTGTACGAAGCGATGAAAGAAGTAGGGGATTCCCTTTCGAATCGTAAAAATCTAGCTGACAAGAGCAAGTATCTTAAAGACAATCTTGATGCAGCCCGCAATGTCGAAAATATATATGAAGTGCGCTACAGGTCAGGGTCAGGAACTTTTAAGGACTGGATGGACGCGCAGGACACAAGGCGTACTGCCGAGGAAAGCATGGCAGAAAATGTCTATGCGCAATTGCTCAATTACGTGAACCTCTATAAAGCCCTTGGTGGAAATCCAGATCAGTATAACCCGGTTAAAAAAGGGAATCCAGCATAG
- a CDS encoding response regulator transcription factor: MKILIVDDDRKLCDVLKRGLKENAYVVDCAYDGKEGECYADTHSYDLIILDVMLPSKDGLAICKDLRRKNITTPILMLTARDTVEDRVRGLDTGADDYLTKPFAFAELLARARALLRRDNPSKSSKLSVGELLLDTKSREVHWKSEPIELTTKEYVILEYLMRNPNAVVTRTMIESHAWDYDLDSISNLVDVYIRRIRQKIDPEQGKQIIQTVRGAGYRMKS; this comes from the coding sequence ATGAAAATTCTTATTGTCGATGATGATCGAAAACTATGCGATGTGCTGAAACGTGGTCTGAAAGAGAATGCATATGTTGTTGATTGTGCTTATGATGGAAAAGAAGGTGAGTGTTACGCGGATACACATTCCTACGATTTGATTATCTTAGATGTTATGCTGCCAAGCAAAGACGGCTTGGCAATTTGCAAAGATCTTCGAAGAAAGAACATCACCACTCCCATTCTCATGTTGACCGCCCGGGACACTGTTGAAGATAGGGTCAGAGGGCTTGATACCGGAGCGGATGATTATCTCACCAAACCATTTGCGTTTGCTGAGCTTTTAGCTCGTGCACGAGCTCTTTTAAGACGTGATAACCCCTCAAAATCGTCTAAATTGTCTGTAGGAGAATTGCTTCTCGATACAAAGAGTCGTGAGGTTCACTGGAAAAGTGAACCTATCGAACTGACGACAAAGGAATATGTCATTTTGGAATATCTAATGCGCAATCCAAATGCGGTCGTAACCCGTACCATGATTGAATCTCATGCCTGGGATTATGATTTGGACAGCATCTCAAATTTGGTGGATGTCTATATTCGAAGGATAAGACAGAAAATAGACCCTGAGCAGGGTAAACAAATTATTCAGACCGTTAGAGGTGCTGGATATAGAATGAAGTCGTAA